In Oscillatoria acuminata PCC 6304, a single window of DNA contains:
- a CDS encoding trifunctional serine/threonine-protein kinase/ATP-binding protein/sensor histidine kinase, with protein MIESQIPTPTLNGFRIIEQLSENYRSIVYRTIRSRDNLAAIVKILQSEGACAGDFSRYKQEYEIYRLNLEGVVQTYGLQKYNQAIALILEDFGGKSLKQLIKNRALTQGEFLTLAIQIAEALGSIHSANIIHKDINPEHILFNPETEEVKLIGFSIATIVSQENPPLKNPNLLEGTLAYMSPEQTGRMNRTLDYRTDFYSLGVTLYELLLNQLPFTSPDPMELVHSHLAKQPIPPHQIDPSIPKVISDLVMKLLSKTAEDRYQSAWGLQADLVICLMQLDATGEIEDFILGENDICRKFNISPKFYGRQAQINTLGAAFERTLTSQRELMLIVGESGIGKTALVQQLESPIAKKNGYFISGKFDKNQQDIPYSGWIKAFEELVAHLLMEPDDRLHRWQEQLRIGLGNNGQVIVDVIPEMELISGKQPPINNLPPAEAETRFDLTFQNFIKVFAHPHHPLTLFLDDIQWADAASLRLIERLMSVADPGLFLILSYREGESPLPFRDATPPVLERLAQIEQTGGIVHRLELEPLNLASINQLLADTFQCSLRQAGPLAGLVMDKTGGNPFFIQEFLTALYDDGLIEFDNKSLAWQWSIKKIKRRGITDNVVQLLAGKIRKLGEQEQSVLKLAACIGKRFDLQTLAAISQQSVKETATNLRAGVTQGFILPATESADWSEAIAEWKAGTNQEANLDCLIAHYKFVHDRIHAAAYSLIPDATKSALHLIIGQYWLQRTSCDRRDEFLFEIVNQLNQGISPNNSPEDRENIAQLNLSAGQKAKRSSAYQTALKYLNQGIQLLGDNRWQTHYDLTLALYQEATEAAYLCGDFQQLNALAHPVIESSKTLLDTVKIYDFKIQARMAQSQQLEALEIGVNIAKQLGIHLMDHPTPGDIQRELEKTQAAMADQDPNDLLALPLMRAPEKLAAMRILSSLVSAAYQAAPSLLPLIVFEQVNLSIQFGNSPWSAFAYATYGVILSGVFGEIELGYKFGQLAVNLLSQFNLTPAHAKILTMVEGLINPWRVHLKDTLIPLQEAERRGIENGDLEWASYAAKNRCQNLYFIGQELTEVEQEMAVLSHSLNQWQQMNVVQWNKIYRQAVLNLLGRSENPCQLVGEAYNRQETLPLMIIANDRNGLHDYFVNQLMLCYWFENYAEALVNAEEAQNYLDGAIALPVVALFYWYDSLTRIALCDRTQEQECKILLKKVATNQKKLKTWADHAPMNYLHKCYLVQAEKDRILGHKLQAMDGYDLAIQLATEQEYVQEAALANELAAKFYLGLGKLTPAKAYMQEAREGYKKWGAMAKVQHLESSYSHLLPVAPEQFHTTNGQKPTPGGVSVSRESSDRLDLTTVLKASQAIASEIVLDKLLATLMKTALENAGAEKAFLILAVEGKLLISASASTAADAVTVEQSIDIENCSDLPVAIVKYVARTGSNLVLSNAASEGAFTKEPYVVAHQLKSLLCTPIVNGGKTLGILYLENNLTQGAFTQDRLEILKILSSQAAIALENALLYAHLEAKVQERTQALNQANDALNEKNLRLSQTLETLKHTQAQLIQTEKMSSLGQMVAGIAHEINNPVSFIYGNLNHAGEYLDELFNLVSLYQKHYPGSHPEIQVAIKEMDLEFLLEDLPRLLSSMKTGADRIRQIVLGLRNFSRLDESAMKEVDLHEGIDSTLLILQSRFTSKNGRPGIEVIKKYGNLPKITCYASQLNQVVMNILNNAIDAMDGFEGFQEESNEESVANSSALVTAADVMAADLHRGKTRLPRIIVRTEVSDRDWVQVRIADNGPGINEQVRLKIFDPFFTTKPVGQGTGLGLSIAYSIVVEKHGGKLRCISTPGEGTEFIISLPIQTRLRHEIEGKILGDRVRKG; from the coding sequence ATGATAGAAAGCCAAATACCGACCCCAACCCTCAACGGGTTTAGAATCATTGAGCAACTCAGCGAAAACTATCGGTCAATCGTCTATCGCACCATCCGATCGCGGGATAACTTAGCAGCGATCGTCAAAATATTGCAGTCAGAGGGAGCCTGTGCAGGAGATTTCAGCCGATATAAACAAGAGTATGAAATTTATCGGCTGAATTTAGAGGGGGTAGTCCAGACTTATGGCCTCCAAAAGTATAACCAGGCGATCGCCTTAATTTTAGAAGACTTTGGCGGAAAATCCTTAAAACAACTCATCAAAAATCGCGCCTTGACTCAGGGCGAATTTTTAACCCTCGCCATTCAAATTGCCGAAGCCCTGGGTTCCATCCATAGTGCCAACATTATCCACAAAGATATCAATCCCGAGCATATCCTTTTTAACCCCGAAACCGAGGAAGTCAAGCTGATTGGATTTAGCATTGCCACCATTGTTTCCCAAGAAAATCCCCCCTTAAAAAATCCCAACCTTTTAGAAGGGACTCTGGCCTATATGTCCCCGGAACAAACCGGCAGGATGAACCGCACCCTGGATTATCGGACCGACTTTTATTCCCTAGGGGTCACCCTCTACGAACTCCTGCTCAACCAACTCCCCTTTACCAGTCCTGACCCGATGGAACTGGTCCATTCCCATCTGGCCAAACAGCCGATTCCCCCCCATCAAATCGACCCCTCCATCCCGAAAGTCATTTCCGACCTCGTGATGAAATTGCTCTCCAAAACCGCAGAAGACCGATATCAAAGTGCCTGGGGACTCCAAGCCGATTTAGTCATCTGCTTGATGCAATTAGATGCAACGGGAGAAATCGAAGATTTTATCTTAGGGGAAAATGATATTTGTCGAAAATTTAATATTTCTCCTAAATTTTATGGAAGGCAAGCTCAAATTAACACCTTGGGGGCCGCCTTTGAGCGCACCCTAACTTCCCAACGAGAACTGATGCTAATAGTCGGGGAAAGCGGCATCGGTAAAACCGCCTTGGTGCAGCAACTCGAATCCCCTATTGCTAAAAAAAATGGCTATTTTATTTCCGGAAAATTTGACAAAAATCAGCAGGATATTCCCTATAGTGGCTGGATTAAAGCCTTTGAGGAATTAGTAGCTCACTTGCTCATGGAACCGGACGATCGCCTCCATCGCTGGCAAGAGCAACTGAGAATAGGACTGGGAAACAATGGACAGGTGATTGTGGATGTGATTCCCGAAATGGAGCTAATTTCGGGCAAGCAACCGCCGATCAACAATTTACCTCCAGCGGAAGCAGAAACTCGCTTTGATCTGACCTTTCAAAATTTCATCAAAGTTTTCGCCCATCCCCACCATCCCCTGACCCTATTTTTAGACGATATTCAGTGGGCGGATGCCGCGTCTTTGCGGCTGATTGAACGGCTGATGAGTGTGGCAGATCCGGGACTCTTTCTAATTTTATCTTATCGCGAGGGAGAATCTCCCCTCCCCTTCAGGGATGCTACTCCCCCGGTTTTAGAACGGCTGGCCCAAATCGAACAAACTGGGGGAATTGTTCATCGCCTTGAATTAGAGCCATTAAACTTAGCCAGTATCAATCAGCTATTGGCCGATACCTTTCAATGTTCCTTACGACAAGCCGGACCCTTGGCGGGATTAGTGATGGATAAAACCGGAGGAAATCCCTTTTTTATTCAGGAATTTTTGACGGCGCTCTATGATGATGGCTTGATTGAATTTGATAATAAAAGTTTGGCTTGGCAGTGGTCGATAAAAAAAATTAAACGGCGAGGGATTACGGATAATGTGGTCCAACTACTGGCGGGAAAAATCCGCAAACTGGGGGAACAGGAGCAATCTGTACTCAAGCTGGCAGCTTGTATTGGTAAACGCTTCGATCTGCAAACTTTGGCGGCGATTTCCCAGCAGTCCGTGAAAGAAACGGCGACGAATCTGCGTGCCGGGGTGACTCAAGGGTTTATTCTACCGGCAACGGAGAGTGCAGATTGGTCCGAGGCGATCGCGGAGTGGAAAGCAGGCACTAATCAGGAAGCAAATCTCGATTGCCTAATCGCTCATTATAAATTCGTACACGATCGCATTCATGCTGCCGCCTACTCTCTGATTCCGGATGCCACCAAATCTGCCTTGCATTTGATCATCGGACAATACTGGCTGCAACGGACTTCCTGCGATCGCCGGGATGAGTTCCTATTTGAGATCGTCAATCAACTCAATCAAGGTATCTCACCGAATAATTCTCCCGAAGACCGAGAAAATATTGCTCAATTAAACCTCAGCGCCGGACAAAAAGCCAAGCGATCGTCCGCCTACCAAACCGCACTCAAGTATCTGAATCAAGGCATTCAACTCTTAGGTGACAATCGCTGGCAAACTCATTATGACTTAACCTTAGCCCTCTATCAAGAAGCCACAGAAGCCGCTTATTTATGTGGTGACTTCCAGCAACTGAATGCCTTAGCCCATCCGGTCATTGAATCCAGTAAAACCCTGCTGGATACCGTCAAAATTTATGACTTCAAAATTCAAGCTCGCATGGCCCAGTCCCAACAACTTGAAGCCCTAGAAATTGGCGTAAATATTGCCAAACAACTGGGGATTCATTTAATGGATCATCCCACCCCGGGCGATATCCAACGGGAACTGGAAAAAACCCAAGCGGCAATGGCGGACCAAGACCCCAACGACTTATTGGCATTGCCTCTGATGAGGGCACCTGAGAAACTCGCCGCCATGAGAATTCTCTCTAGCTTGGTATCCGCAGCTTATCAAGCCGCTCCTTCCTTACTGCCTCTCATTGTATTTGAGCAAGTGAATTTATCTATTCAGTTCGGAAATTCACCTTGGTCCGCCTTTGCTTACGCGACCTATGGCGTGATTTTATCCGGCGTATTTGGGGAAATTGAACTCGGATATAAATTTGGACAATTAGCAGTCAACCTATTATCTCAATTCAACCTCACTCCAGCCCATGCCAAAATTTTAACCATGGTAGAAGGACTGATCAACCCTTGGCGGGTGCATCTTAAAGATACCTTGATTCCATTACAGGAAGCTGAACGCAGGGGAATTGAAAATGGAGATTTGGAATGGGCCTCCTATGCAGCCAAAAACCGCTGTCAAAACTTATACTTTATTGGTCAAGAACTCACCGAAGTAGAACAGGAAATGGCTGTCTTGAGCCATTCCCTCAACCAATGGCAACAGATGAATGTGGTCCAATGGAATAAAATATATCGGCAAGCAGTCCTCAATTTGTTGGGACGCAGTGAAAATCCCTGTCAGTTAGTGGGAGAAGCCTATAATCGCCAGGAAACGCTTCCCTTGATGATCATAGCCAATGACCGTAACGGACTGCATGATTACTTTGTGAATCAATTAATGCTGTGTTATTGGTTTGAAAATTACGCCGAAGCCCTGGTTAATGCTGAAGAAGCTCAGAACTATTTAGACGGCGCGATCGCCTTGCCGGTGGTGGCGCTGTTTTATTGGTATGATTCCCTCACTCGCATCGCCCTATGCGATCGCACCCAGGAGCAAGAGTGCAAAATTCTCCTCAAAAAAGTCGCGACAAACCAAAAGAAACTCAAAACATGGGCCGATCATGCCCCCATGAATTATTTGCATAAATGTTATCTCGTTCAAGCCGAAAAGGACCGCATTCTCGGGCACAAATTGCAGGCGATGGACGGGTATGATCTCGCCATCCAACTCGCCACCGAACAGGAGTATGTGCAAGAAGCTGCCCTTGCCAATGAATTGGCTGCTAAATTTTATTTAGGATTAGGAAAACTCACCCCTGCTAAAGCCTATATGCAGGAAGCAAGGGAGGGGTATAAAAAATGGGGGGCAATGGCTAAAGTGCAGCATTTGGAGTCTAGCTATTCCCATCTGTTACCCGTCGCTCCTGAGCAGTTTCATACCACCAACGGACAGAAACCAACCCCAGGGGGAGTGTCAGTTTCTCGGGAGAGTAGCGATCGCCTGGATTTGACCACCGTCCTGAAAGCCTCACAAGCGATCGCCAGTGAAATTGTCCTGGATAAATTGCTGGCGACCCTGATGAAAACAGCGCTCGAAAATGCTGGAGCAGAAAAAGCCTTTTTAATTTTAGCCGTTGAAGGCAAACTCTTGATTTCCGCCTCCGCTTCTACCGCTGCTGATGCAGTGACTGTAGAGCAATCCATTGATATTGAAAATTGCTCCGATTTACCCGTGGCGATCGTCAAATATGTGGCGAGAACTGGCTCTAATTTAGTGTTAAGCAATGCCGCTTCTGAAGGGGCATTTACAAAGGAGCCTTATGTGGTGGCTCATCAGTTAAAGTCTTTGTTATGTACTCCGATTGTGAATGGGGGAAAAACCTTAGGCATCTTGTATTTAGAAAATAATTTAACCCAAGGAGCATTTACCCAGGACCGCCTAGAAATTTTGAAAATTCTCTCCTCCCAAGCGGCGATCGCTTTGGAAAATGCCCTGCTTTATGCCCACCTAGAAGCCAAAGTCCAAGAGCGCACTCAGGCTTTAAATCAGGCCAATGATGCCTTAAATGAAAAAAATCTCCGCTTATCCCAAACCCTAGAAACCCTCAAACACACCCAAGCCCAACTGATTCAAACCGAAAAAATGTCCAGTCTCGGCCAAATGGTGGCGGGAATTGCTCATGAAATTAATAACCCCGTGAGTTTTATCTATGGCAATCTGAATCATGCTGGAGAGTATCTGGATGAGTTGTTTAATTTAGTCAGTCTTTATCAGAAGCACTATCCGGGTTCCCATCCGGAAATTCAAGTAGCCATCAAAGAGATGGATTTGGAGTTTTTACTGGAAGATTTACCCCGGTTGCTCTCTTCTATGAAAACCGGGGCCGATCGCATCCGCCAGATTGTTCTCGGATTGCGAAATTTTTCTCGTCTGGATGAATCCGCGATGAAAGAAGTTGATCTTCATGAAGGGATTGATTCTACCTTGTTAATTTTGCAGTCTCGGTTCACGAGTAAAAATGGGCGTCCAGGAATTGAGGTGATCAAAAAGTATGGCAACCTCCCGAAAATTACCTGTTATGCGTCGCAACTGAATCAGGTGGTGATGAATATTTTAAATAATGCGATCGATGCGATGGATGGATTTGAGGGATTCCAGGAGGAGAGCAACGAGGAATCTGTGGCTAATTCTAGCGCATTAGTCACTGCTGCCGATGTCATGGCAGCGGATTTACACCGGGGGAAAACCCGGTTACCCAGAATTATTGTTCGCACGGAAGTTAGCGATCGCGATTGGGTTCAGGTTCGGATTGCAGATAATGGTCCTGGCATCAATGAACAGGTGCGCTTGAAAATTTTCGACCCCTTTTTCACCACAAAACCCGTCGGACAGGGGACGGGTTTAGGACTGTCGATTGCTTACTCCATTGTGGTAGAAAAACATGGCGGAAAACTGCGCTGTATTTCTACCCCAGGAGAGGGGACGGAGTTTATCATCAGTTTACCCATCCAGACGCGACTGCGCCATGAAATAGAGGGAAAAATCCTAGGCGATCGGGTCAGGAAAGGATAA
- a CDS encoding SH3 domain-containing protein produces the protein MKRNFVISTVLSLCTILAVVPSTVAQSEQNIDPNCRTWYRRVTTEGGVLNVRESPNDGRIIGTVTNGTVVLHNSGDRTGNWSEIIAPGGLTGWVAERFLSYHHYGNRRFTGTMQVKTLDGGPVNLRSPSGGVFGSVPNGTLVTVEDSQGYFANVTTPEGRQGQIVTQFLICN, from the coding sequence ATGAAACGCAATTTTGTTATCTCCACTGTCTTGAGCTTATGTACAATCTTGGCGGTTGTGCCATCGACTGTGGCACAATCTGAGCAGAATATTGACCCGAACTGCCGGACCTGGTATCGTCGGGTGACGACGGAAGGGGGTGTGCTGAATGTGCGAGAGAGTCCAAATGATGGGAGAATCATCGGAACGGTTACGAATGGGACGGTGGTATTACATAATTCAGGCGATCGCACCGGGAATTGGTCAGAAATAATCGCCCCAGGTGGATTAACAGGTTGGGTTGCCGAACGCTTTCTGAGCTACCATCATTATGGGAACCGTCGGTTTACCGGGACAATGCAGGTCAAAACCTTAGACGGGGGACCCGTTAACCTGCGATCGCCCAGTGGAGGTGTGTTTGGCAGTGTCCCCAACGGTACCCTCGTTACTGTAGAGGATAGTCAGGGCTATTTTGCCAATGTCACCACTCCGGAGGGTCGCCAGGGCCAAATCGTGACTCAATTTTTAATCTGCAATTAG
- the hypD gene encoding hydrogenase formation protein HypD gives MKFVDEYRDATTAQDCAKAIASITTRPWTIMEICGGQTHAIVKFGIDELLPDNITLIHGPGCPVCVTPIALIDQAIAIASHSEVIFCSFGDMLRVPGTKKDLLSIKATGGDIRIVYSPVDCLKIAQNNPNKQVVFFGVGFETTAPATAMAVYQAAQQNIPNFSMLVSHVLVPPAMEAILSAPNRKVQGFLAAGHVCTIMGYTEYEAIAPKYQVPIIVTGFEPVDILQGIYLCIKQLEAGQAQVENQYSRSVRKEGNQSAQNILKEVFEIVPRQWRGIGEIAQSGLNLKPKYAQFNAENRFDLTGIQSEESPDCMSGLILQGVKKPHECTAFGQRCTPEHPLGAPMVSSEGACAAYYRYRQQTAVATKV, from the coding sequence ATGAAATTTGTAGATGAATATCGCGATGCAACAACTGCTCAAGATTGCGCCAAGGCGATCGCCAGTATTACCACTCGTCCCTGGACGATTATGGAAATTTGTGGGGGTCAAACCCATGCGATCGTCAAATTTGGCATTGATGAACTGTTGCCAGACAACATTACTTTAATTCATGGTCCCGGTTGTCCAGTTTGCGTGACGCCGATCGCACTCATTGATCAGGCGATCGCCATTGCCTCCCATTCCGAGGTCATTTTCTGTTCCTTTGGGGATATGTTGCGCGTTCCTGGCACTAAAAAAGACTTGCTGAGTATTAAAGCAACCGGCGGCGATATTCGGATCGTTTATTCTCCCGTAGATTGCCTCAAAATTGCCCAAAATAATCCTAACAAACAAGTCGTATTTTTCGGCGTGGGATTTGAAACCACTGCACCGGCAACGGCGATGGCTGTTTATCAAGCAGCACAACAAAACATCCCCAACTTTTCCATGTTAGTGTCCCATGTTTTAGTCCCTCCAGCAATGGAAGCGATTTTATCAGCCCCCAACCGGAAAGTGCAAGGATTTTTAGCGGCGGGTCATGTTTGCACCATTATGGGATACACCGAATATGAGGCGATCGCCCCCAAATATCAAGTTCCCATCATCGTCACGGGATTTGAACCTGTTGATATTTTACAAGGGATTTATCTGTGCATCAAACAACTCGAAGCGGGACAAGCACAAGTCGAAAATCAATATAGTCGTTCCGTTCGCAAAGAGGGCAATCAATCCGCCCAAAATATTCTTAAAGAAGTCTTTGAAATTGTCCCTAGACAATGGCGCGGCATTGGAGAAATTGCCCAAAGTGGATTGAACTTAAAACCAAAATATGCTCAGTTTAATGCAGAAAACCGCTTTGATTTAACCGGAATTCAGAGTGAAGAATCCCCCGATTGTATGAGTGGATTAATCTTGCAAGGGGTTAAAAAACCCCATGAATGTACAGCCTTTGGTCAACGCTGCACCCCTGAACATCCCCTCGGTGCACCCATGGTTTCCTCGGAAGGCGCTTGTGCTGCCTATTATCGATATCGACAACAAACTGCCGTTGCTACAAAGGTTTAG